The following nucleotide sequence is from bacterium.
CAAGCGACCCGCCACCCGCCAATCCTTGCGCCAACAATGCCTCGACTTCATAGTCAAAAGCAAAGGTTCGCGCCGAAGCTATCTCTTTAATATAAATTTCTTTAGTTAACTCAAAGGTGCCCGCCTGAGCGCCTACGAACGGATGGTCGAAGTGAATTAATCCAGTAATCGTATTGCCACTTGGATAAACGGAAGCTATTTTATCGCCATTTGTGACTGTTATCGGCTTAGTTAGCTTAGGCGCATTCATTTCTCCGATATAATTCACGCCAACTTTATCGATAGCCTCAACAAACAACTTTGCGCTGCCATCTAATGCTGGGATTTCACCGCCATCAACTTCGATAACCGCATCCGTCACCTGCATCCCATAAAGTGCCGATAGCAGGTGCTCGACGGTCAAAATGAGCTTCCCATCCGATCCAGTAGAAGAGCAACGGGAAGTATCTTTCACATAGTCCCACCGAGCTGGCCAAGTTACATCCCCACATCGAAATTGAACCCCATT
It contains:
- the lpxC gene encoding UDP-3-O-acyl-N-acetylglucosamine deacetylase gives rise to the protein MKRYTVNETITWEGKGLHSGEDCVVRLHPSDNGVQFRCGDVTWPARWDYVKDTSRCSSTGSDGKLILTVEHLLSALYGMQVTDAVIEVDGGEIPALDGSAKLFVEAIDKVGVNYIGEMNAPKLTKPITVTNGDKIASVYPSGNTITGLIHFDHPFVGAQAGTFELTKEIYIKEIASARTFAFDYEVEALLAQGLAGGGSLDNAIVIQKEKYSTPLRYSNELVRHKLLDMLGDLMMVGIPLYGVSFLGVKMGHALNIKLASEVARAIEMEG